One Pseudomonas muyukensis DNA segment encodes these proteins:
- a CDS encoding TonB-dependent siderophore receptor, translating into MQQPPLSSTTNAAGNAITVRQRHPLALAMLASSLAASTGLAWAEEAKPFELGATAVTATALGEITEGSGSYTSGASRTATRMSLSPRQTPQSVSVITRQQMDDQNLTDIAKVLGKTPGVTVSKLDSNRTSFQVRGFEIDNFQVDGIPSAFRFSNGVDRTDMVIFDRVEVLRGATGLLSGFGSPAATVNLVRKRPTHGLSGYVSLGAGSWDTYRGEFDIGGPLTGAGNVRGRLVAAHEDGHSFMDNLADNKQVLYGIVEFDLSEDTLLSVGLSRQSNRPEATSWGPSTPLLDSNGNRFRMSRSYNPGAKWSQWDNTADNLFVTLEQRLAHDWTLKASVTRSENDSPMRLGSATNGYPDPLTGDGITVWLGRYHYQTNQSAYDLYASGPFQMLGREHELVAGISHRDLRTHEDHWPMRFGSANIYQWRGDYPEPDWGPLSAKVNTRVQEDAAYLTGRFKPTDDLALIIGGRLSNWQLDGSRFDTASGQRRKTQSLEENGVVVPYAGVVYDLDPTWSVYASYTSIFKPHESQQDASGKMIEPEEGDAYELGLKGEFFDGRLNASLAVFEVRQDNLAEFVHTDPASNRGVYRSIKGAKSRGFELELAGELTADWHVQGGFTHRITRDGEGDKISTIEPENLLRLSSSYRLPGAWSKLTVGGAANWQSKIWKDISSPLPGQTDRYTQASYLTLDAMVRYQVSEQLSVSLNGNNLTDKRYFNNLGFYNGGYYGDPRNFMLTTRYAF; encoded by the coding sequence GTGCAGCAACCGCCACTTTCGAGCACGACCAACGCGGCAGGGAATGCCATCACCGTCCGCCAGCGCCACCCGTTGGCCCTGGCGATGCTGGCGAGCAGCCTGGCCGCCAGCACCGGCCTGGCCTGGGCCGAGGAGGCCAAGCCATTCGAGTTGGGCGCCACTGCCGTCACCGCCACCGCGCTGGGCGAGATCACCGAGGGCAGTGGCTCCTACACCAGCGGGGCTAGCCGCACGGCCACGCGCATGAGCCTGTCGCCGCGGCAGACGCCGCAGTCGGTAAGCGTGATCACCCGTCAGCAGATGGACGACCAGAACCTGACCGACATTGCCAAGGTGCTGGGCAAGACACCGGGCGTCACGGTGAGCAAGCTCGACAGCAACCGCACCAGTTTCCAGGTGCGTGGCTTCGAGATCGATAACTTCCAGGTCGACGGCATCCCTAGCGCTTTTCGCTTTTCCAATGGCGTCGACCGTACCGACATGGTCATCTTCGACCGGGTCGAAGTGCTCAGGGGCGCCACCGGGCTGCTCAGTGGCTTCGGCAGCCCGGCTGCCACGGTCAACCTGGTGCGCAAGCGACCGACCCATGGGTTGTCCGGCTATGTATCGCTGGGCGCTGGCAGTTGGGACACCTACCGTGGCGAGTTCGACATCGGCGGGCCGTTGACCGGCGCCGGCAATGTGCGCGGGCGTTTGGTCGCGGCCCATGAGGATGGCCACTCGTTCATGGACAACCTGGCGGACAACAAGCAGGTGCTGTACGGCATCGTCGAGTTCGACCTGAGCGAGGACACCTTGCTCAGCGTCGGCCTGAGCCGCCAGAGCAACCGCCCCGAGGCCACCTCGTGGGGGCCCTCGACGCCGCTGCTGGACAGCAACGGCAATCGCTTTCGCATGTCGCGCTCGTACAACCCGGGGGCCAAGTGGAGCCAGTGGGACAACACCGCTGACAACCTGTTCGTCACCCTCGAGCAGCGCCTGGCCCACGACTGGACGCTCAAGGCCTCGGTCACACGCAGTGAAAACGACTCGCCCATGCGCCTGGGCTCGGCCACCAATGGTTACCCTGATCCGCTGACCGGCGACGGTATCACCGTATGGCTGGGGCGCTACCACTACCAGACCAACCAGAGCGCCTACGACCTGTACGCCAGCGGGCCCTTCCAGATGCTGGGGCGCGAGCACGAACTGGTGGCGGGTATCTCGCACCGTGACCTGCGCACCCACGAGGACCACTGGCCGATGCGTTTCGGCAGCGCCAACATCTATCAATGGCGGGGCGATTACCCCGAGCCGGACTGGGGACCACTCAGCGCCAAGGTCAATACCCGCGTGCAGGAGGACGCGGCGTACCTTACCGGGCGCTTCAAGCCGACCGACGATTTGGCGCTGATCATCGGTGGCCGGCTGTCCAACTGGCAGTTGGATGGTTCCCGGTTCGACACTGCCAGCGGCCAGCGGCGCAAGACCCAGAGCCTGGAAGAGAACGGCGTGGTGGTGCCCTATGCCGGCGTGGTCTACGACCTGGACCCCACCTGGTCGGTGTACGCCAGCTATACCAGCATCTTCAAGCCCCATGAAAGCCAGCAGGATGCCAGCGGCAAGATGATCGAGCCGGAGGAGGGCGATGCCTATGAATTGGGCCTCAAGGGTGAGTTCTTCGATGGGCGGCTGAATGCCAGCCTGGCGGTGTTCGAGGTGCGCCAGGACAACCTGGCGGAGTTCGTGCACACCGACCCGGCCAGCAACCGCGGCGTCTACCGTTCGATCAAGGGCGCCAAGAGCCGCGGCTTCGAGCTGGAGCTGGCCGGCGAGCTGACGGCCGACTGGCATGTGCAGGGCGGCTTTACCCACCGCATCACCCGCGATGGCGAGGGCGACAAGATCTCCACCATCGAGCCGGAGAACCTGTTGCGCCTGTCCAGCAGCTATCGCCTGCCGGGTGCCTGGAGCAAGCTCACCGTGGGCGGGGCGGCCAACTGGCAGAGCAAGATCTGGAAGGACATCAGCAGCCCGTTGCCGGGCCAGACCGATCGCTATACCCAGGCGAGCTACCTGACCCTGGATGCCATGGTTCGCTACCAGGTGAGCGAGCAGCTGTCGGTGTCGCTCAATGGCAACAACCTCACCGACAAGCGGTATTTCAACAACCTGGGCTTCTATAACGGCGGGTATTACGGTGACCCGCGCAACTTCATGCTGACCACCCGCTACGCGTTCTGA
- the ftsK gene encoding DNA translocase FtsK: MKKSTATPAPLPVPLWRQQLHYRLKEGALIAVGALCLYLWMALLTYDTSDPGFSHTSNADQVQNAAGRAGAYFADILFMVLGYFAYIFPLLLAIKTWQIFRERHQPWQWSGWLFSWRLIGLVFLVLSGAALAHIHFHPSASLPFSAGGALGESLGDLARNLLNVQGSTLMFIALFLFGLTVFTDLSWFKVMDVTGKITLDLFELVQSAANRWWEARNERKRLVAQLREVDEQVDEVVAPVVADKREQVKARERIIERDEALTKHIAQREQQPAPVINIPAPPVKAPEPSKRVMKEKQAPLFVDSAVEGTLPSISILDPAEQKKVEYSPESLAAVGHLLEIKLKEFGVEVSVDSIHPGPVITRYEIQPAAGVKVSRIANLAKDLARSLAVTSVRVVEVIPGKTTVGIEIPNENRQMVRFSEVLSSPQFDENKSPVTLALGHDIGGKPVITDLAKMPHLLVAGTTGSGKSVGVNAMILSILFKSGPEDARLIMIDPKMLELSIYEGIPHLLCPVVTDMKDAANALRWSVAEMERRYKLMAAMGVRNLAGFNRKIKDAQEAGEVIHDPLYRRESMDDEPPALKTLPTIVVVVDEFADMMMIVGKKVEELIARIAQKARAAGIHLILATQRPSVDVITGLIKANIPTRMAFQVSSKIDSRTIIDQGGAEQLLGHGDMLYMPPGTSLPIRVHGAFVSDDEVHRTVEAWKLRGAPDYNDDILNGVEEAGSGFDGGGGGGDGEDSESDALYDEAVQFVLESRRASISAVQRKLKIGYNRAARMIEAMEMAGVVTPMNSNGSREVIAPGGPRD; the protein is encoded by the coding sequence TTGAAGAAATCCACCGCAACTCCAGCTCCCTTGCCCGTGCCCCTGTGGCGGCAGCAGCTGCACTACCGACTCAAGGAAGGTGCGCTGATCGCCGTCGGTGCCCTGTGCCTGTACCTGTGGATGGCCCTGCTGACCTACGACACGTCCGACCCGGGCTTCAGCCACACCAGCAACGCCGACCAGGTGCAAAACGCCGCTGGCCGCGCCGGCGCCTATTTTGCCGACATCCTGTTCATGGTCCTTGGCTACTTCGCCTATATCTTCCCGCTGCTGCTGGCGATCAAGACCTGGCAGATCTTCCGCGAGCGCCACCAGCCCTGGCAGTGGAGCGGCTGGCTGTTCTCCTGGCGCCTGATCGGCCTGGTGTTCCTGGTGCTGTCGGGCGCGGCGCTGGCGCATATCCACTTCCATCCGTCGGCGAGCCTGCCGTTCTCCGCCGGGGGCGCCCTGGGCGAGAGCCTGGGCGACCTGGCGCGCAACCTGCTGAACGTGCAGGGCAGCACGCTGATGTTCATCGCCCTGTTCCTGTTCGGCCTGACCGTGTTCACCGACCTGTCCTGGTTCAAAGTGATGGATGTCACCGGCAAGATCACCCTTGATCTGTTCGAGCTGGTGCAGAGCGCCGCCAATCGCTGGTGGGAGGCGCGCAACGAACGCAAGCGCCTGGTGGCGCAACTGCGCGAAGTGGACGAGCAGGTCGACGAGGTGGTCGCCCCGGTGGTCGCGGACAAGCGCGAGCAGGTCAAGGCCCGCGAGCGCATCATCGAGCGCGACGAGGCGCTGACCAAGCACATTGCCCAGCGCGAACAGCAGCCGGCCCCGGTGATCAACATCCCGGCGCCGCCGGTCAAGGCCCCCGAGCCAAGCAAGCGGGTCATGAAGGAGAAGCAAGCGCCGCTGTTCGTCGACAGCGCCGTCGAAGGCACCCTGCCGTCTATCTCCATCCTCGACCCGGCCGAGCAGAAAAAGGTCGAGTACTCGCCAGAATCCCTGGCCGCGGTTGGCCATCTGCTGGAAATCAAGCTCAAGGAATTCGGCGTCGAAGTCTCGGTGGACTCGATCCACCCGGGCCCGGTCATCACCCGCTACGAAATCCAGCCGGCGGCCGGGGTCAAGGTCAGCCGCATCGCCAACCTGGCCAAGGACCTGGCGCGCTCGCTGGCCGTGACCAGCGTGCGGGTGGTCGAGGTAATCCCCGGCAAGACCACCGTGGGTATCGAAATCCCCAACGAAAACCGCCAGATGGTGCGCTTCTCCGAAGTGCTGTCGTCGCCGCAGTTCGACGAGAACAAGTCGCCGGTGACCCTGGCCCTGGGTCACGACATCGGTGGCAAGCCGGTGATCACCGACCTGGCGAAGATGCCGCACCTGCTGGTGGCCGGTACCACCGGTTCCGGTAAGTCGGTGGGCGTGAACGCGATGATCCTGTCGATCCTGTTCAAGTCGGGCCCGGAAGACGCGCGGCTGATCATGATCGACCCGAAAATGCTCGAGCTGTCGATCTACGAAGGCATCCCGCACCTGCTGTGCCCGGTGGTCACCGACATGAAGGACGCCGCCAACGCCCTGCGCTGGAGCGTCGCCGAGATGGAGCGCCGCTACAAGCTGATGGCGGCCATGGGCGTGCGCAACCTGGCGGGCTTCAACCGCAAGATCAAGGATGCCCAGGAAGCCGGCGAGGTCATCCACGACCCGCTGTATCGCCGCGAGAGCATGGACGACGAGCCACCGGCGCTCAAGACCCTGCCGACCATCGTGGTGGTGGTCGACGAATTCGCCGACATGATGATGATCGTCGGCAAGAAGGTCGAAGAGCTGATCGCCCGTATCGCGCAGAAGGCCCGTGCCGCCGGTATCCACCTGATCCTCGCCACCCAGCGCCCGTCGGTGGACGTGATCACCGGCCTGATCAAGGCCAACATCCCGACCCGCATGGCGTTCCAGGTGTCGAGCAAGATCGACTCGCGGACCATCATCGACCAGGGTGGCGCCGAACAGCTGCTGGGCCACGGTGACATGCTGTACATGCCGCCGGGCACCAGCCTGCCGATTCGCGTGCACGGCGCATTCGTTTCCGACGACGAGGTGCACCGTACCGTGGAGGCGTGGAAGCTGCGTGGTGCGCCGGACTACAACGACGACATCCTCAACGGCGTCGAGGAGGCCGGCAGCGGCTTCGATGGCGGCGGCGGTGGCGGCGATGGCGAAGATTCGGAAAGCGATGCCCTGTACGACGAAGCGGTGCAGTTCGTGCTGGAAAGCCGCCGGGCGTCGATCTCGGCGGTGCAGCGCAAGCTCAAGATCGGCTACAACCGCGCCGCGCGGATGATCGAGGCGATGGAGATGGCCGGCGTGGTCACGCCGATGAACAGCAACGGCTCGCGGGAAGTGATTGCCCCGGGCGGCCCGCGCGATTGA
- the lolA gene encoding outer membrane lipoprotein chaperone LolA has product MRAIRMLLVSALAAASLSAQAGEQDVQRLTQLLEKSQTIEANFSQLTIDASGTSLQETSGKMTVKRPGLFYWHTDAPQEQVVVSDGKNVTLWDPDLEQATVKKLDVRLNQTPALLLSGDVSKISQSFDISSKEQGEVMDFTLKPKTKDTLFDSLRVSFRKGLINDMQLVDSVGQRTNILFNGVKANQPVPASRFTFDIPKGADVIKE; this is encoded by the coding sequence ATGCGCGCGATTCGCATGTTGTTGGTTTCTGCCCTGGCCGCGGCCAGCCTGTCGGCCCAGGCCGGCGAACAGGACGTGCAACGCCTGACCCAGTTGCTGGAAAAGTCGCAGACCATCGAGGCCAATTTCTCCCAGCTGACCATCGACGCCAGCGGCACCAGCCTGCAGGAAACGTCCGGCAAGATGACCGTCAAGCGCCCAGGCCTGTTCTACTGGCACACCGACGCGCCTCAGGAGCAGGTGGTGGTGTCCGACGGCAAGAACGTCACCCTGTGGGATCCGGACCTGGAGCAGGCCACCGTCAAGAAGCTCGATGTGCGCCTGAACCAGACCCCGGCGCTGCTGCTGTCGGGCGATGTGTCGAAGATCAGCCAGAGCTTCGACATCAGCTCCAAGGAGCAGGGCGAGGTGATGGACTTCACCCTCAAGCCCAAGACCAAGGACACCTTGTTCGACTCGCTGCGCGTGTCGTTCCGCAAGGGCCTGATCAATGACATGCAGCTGGTCGACAGCGTCGGCCAACGCACCAACATCCTGTTCAATGGCGTCAAGGCCAACCAGCCAGTGCCGGCCAGTCGATTCACCTTCGACATCCCCAAAGGCGCGGACGTCATCAAGGAGTAA
- a CDS encoding replication-associated recombination protein A, which yields MDLFRSEPVAQPLAARLRPSNLDEYVGQEHLLARGKPLREALEQGALHSMIFWGPPGVGKTTLARLLAQFCDAHFETVSAVLAGVKEIRQAVEVAKQQAGQYGRRTILFVDEVHRFNKSQQDAFLPYVEDGTLLFIGATTENPSFELNNALLSRARVYVLKSLDEAALRKLVNRALSEERGLGKRNLRVGDEAFKMLMAAADGDGRRMLNFLENASDLAEDGSEIDVQMLQSLLGDSRRRFDKGGEAFYDQISALHKSVRGSNPDGALYWFARMLDGGCDPLYIARRVVRMASEDIGNADPRALSLCLAAWDVQERLGSPEGELAVAQAITYLACAPKSNAVYMGFKTALREAAEHGSLEVPLHLRNAPTKLMKQLGYGDEYRYAHDEPDAYAAGEDYFPDQLEPRQYYQPVPRGLELKIGEKLRHLAELDRNSPRQRRKP from the coding sequence ATGGACCTGTTTCGTAGCGAACCTGTCGCCCAGCCCCTGGCCGCCCGCCTGCGCCCGTCCAACCTGGACGAGTACGTCGGCCAGGAACACCTGCTGGCGCGCGGCAAGCCGCTGCGCGAGGCGCTGGAGCAGGGCGCGCTGCACTCGATGATCTTCTGGGGCCCGCCCGGGGTGGGCAAGACCACCCTGGCGCGGCTGCTGGCGCAGTTCTGCGATGCCCACTTCGAGACGGTGTCGGCGGTGCTGGCCGGGGTCAAGGAGATTCGCCAGGCGGTCGAGGTGGCCAAGCAGCAGGCCGGCCAGTACGGCCGGCGCACCATCCTGTTCGTCGACGAGGTGCATCGCTTCAACAAGTCGCAACAGGATGCCTTCCTGCCCTATGTGGAAGACGGCACGCTGCTGTTCATCGGCGCCACCACCGAGAACCCCTCGTTCGAGCTGAACAACGCGCTGCTGTCACGGGCGCGTGTCTACGTGCTCAAGAGCCTGGACGAGGCGGCGCTGCGCAAGCTGGTCAACCGCGCGCTCAGCGAGGAGCGGGGCCTGGGCAAGCGCAACCTGCGGGTGGGCGACGAAGCCTTCAAGATGCTCATGGCCGCCGCCGACGGCGACGGCCGGCGCATGCTCAACTTCCTCGAAAACGCCTCCGACCTGGCCGAAGACGGCAGCGAGATCGACGTGCAGATGCTGCAAAGCCTGCTCGGCGACAGCCGCCGCCGTTTCGACAAGGGCGGCGAGGCGTTCTACGACCAGATCTCCGCACTGCACAAGTCGGTGCGCGGCTCCAACCCCGATGGCGCCCTGTACTGGTTTGCGCGCATGCTCGACGGCGGCTGCGACCCGCTGTACATCGCCCGGCGCGTGGTGCGCATGGCCAGCGAAGACATCGGCAACGCCGACCCGCGCGCGCTCAGCCTGTGCCTGGCGGCGTGGGACGTGCAAGAGCGCCTGGGCAGCCCCGAGGGGGAACTGGCGGTGGCCCAGGCCATCACCTACCTGGCCTGCGCGCCGAAGAGCAACGCGGTGTACATGGGCTTCAAGACTGCCCTGCGCGAGGCCGCCGAGCACGGCTCGCTGGAAGTGCCGCTGCACCTGCGCAATGCGCCGACCAAGCTGATGAAGCAGCTGGGTTATGGCGACGAGTATCGCTATGCCCACGATGAACCTGATGCCTATGCCGCCGGCGAAGACTATTTCCCTGACCAGCTTGAGCCGCGCCAGTACTACCAGCCGGTGCCGCGTGGCCTGGAGCTGAAGATCGGCGAGAAACTGCGCCACCTGGCCGAGCTCGACCGCAACAGCCCCCGCCAGCGGAGAAAGCCGTGA
- the crcB gene encoding fluoride efflux transporter CrcB: MIALIAAVSAGGIAGTLMRFATANWVAAHWPRHFYAGTLAVNLVGCLLIGLLYGLFLHKPLAPVELRAGLMVGFLGGLTTFSSFSLDTVRLMESGQLPLALGYTIISVVGGLLATWAGLALTRF; the protein is encoded by the coding sequence GTGATCGCACTCATCGCCGCGGTCAGTGCCGGTGGCATCGCCGGCACCTTGATGCGCTTCGCCACCGCCAACTGGGTCGCCGCCCACTGGCCACGGCACTTCTATGCCGGTACGCTGGCGGTCAACCTGGTGGGCTGCCTGTTGATCGGCCTGTTGTACGGACTGTTCCTGCACAAGCCCCTGGCACCGGTCGAGCTGCGCGCCGGGCTGATGGTGGGCTTTCTGGGCGGCCTGACCACTTTTTCCTCCTTCTCGCTCGATACCGTGCGCCTGATGGAAAGCGGGCAGCTGCCGCTGGCCTTGGGCTATACCATTATCAGCGTGGTGGGCGGCCTGCTCGCGACCTGGGCCGGCCTTGCCCTGACCCGATTCTGA
- the serS gene encoding serine--tRNA ligase, whose protein sequence is MLDSKLLRGQLQEVADRLASRGFSLDVARIESLEERRKAVQTRTEQLQAERNARSKSIGQAKAKGEDIAPLMADVERMANELAAGKSELDGIQAELDAILLTIPNLPDASVPVGANEDDNVEVRRWGTPRSFDFEIKDHVALGEISGGLDFEAAAKMSGARFAVLRGPIARLHRALAQFMINLHTGEHGYEEAYTPYLVQAPALMGTGQLPKFEEDLFKISREGEADFYLIPTSEVSLTNLVSGAILDAKQLPVKFVAHSPCFRSEAGASGRDTRGMIRQHQFDKVEMVQVVEPSKSMAALDGMTANAERVLQLLELPYRVLALCTGDMGFGAVKTFDLEVWVPSQDKYREISSCSNCGDFQARRMQARWRNPETGKPELVHTLNGSGLAVGRTLVAVLENYQQADGSIRVPEVLKPYMAGVEVIR, encoded by the coding sequence ATGCTCGATTCCAAACTGTTACGCGGCCAACTTCAGGAAGTGGCGGATCGCCTGGCCTCCCGTGGCTTCAGCCTGGATGTCGCGCGCATCGAATCACTGGAAGAGCGCCGCAAGGCGGTGCAGACCCGCACCGAGCAGCTGCAGGCCGAGCGTAACGCCCGTTCCAAGTCCATCGGCCAGGCCAAGGCCAAGGGCGAGGACATCGCTCCGCTGATGGCCGATGTCGAGCGCATGGCCAATGAACTGGCTGCAGGCAAGAGCGAGCTGGACGGTATCCAGGCCGAGCTGGACGCCATCCTGCTGACCATCCCCAACCTGCCGGACGCCAGCGTGCCGGTCGGTGCCAACGAGGACGACAACGTCGAGGTGCGCCGTTGGGGCACCCCGCGCAGCTTCGACTTCGAGATCAAGGACCACGTCGCCCTGGGCGAGATCAGCGGCGGCCTGGACTTCGAGGCCGCCGCCAAGATGTCGGGTGCGCGCTTTGCCGTGCTGCGCGGGCCGATTGCCCGTCTGCACCGCGCCCTGGCGCAGTTCATGATCAACCTGCATACCGGCGAGCATGGCTACGAAGAGGCCTACACGCCTTACCTGGTGCAAGCGCCGGCCCTGATGGGCACCGGCCAGTTGCCGAAATTCGAGGAAGACCTGTTCAAGATCAGCCGCGAAGGCGAAGCCGATTTCTACCTGATCCCTACCTCCGAAGTGTCGCTGACCAACCTGGTGTCCGGCGCGATCCTCGATGCCAAGCAACTGCCGGTGAAGTTCGTCGCCCATTCCCCGTGTTTCCGCAGCGAAGCCGGTGCGTCGGGGCGCGATACCCGCGGCATGATCCGCCAGCACCAGTTCGACAAGGTCGAGATGGTCCAGGTGGTGGAGCCGAGCAAGTCCATGGCAGCGCTGGACGGCATGACGGCCAACGCCGAGCGCGTGCTGCAACTGCTGGAACTGCCCTACCGCGTGCTGGCCTTGTGCACCGGTGACATGGGCTTTGGCGCGGTGAAGACCTTCGACCTGGAAGTCTGGGTGCCGAGCCAGGACAAATACCGCGAGATCAGCTCCTGCTCCAACTGCGGTGACTTCCAGGCGCGGCGCATGCAGGCGCGCTGGCGCAACCCGGAAACCGGCAAGCCGGAGCTGGTGCACACCCTCAACGGTTCCGGCCTGGCGGTGGGCCGTACCCTGGTGGCGGTGTTGGAGAACTACCAGCAGGCCGACGGCTCGATCCGCGTGCCGGAGGTGCTCAAACCCTACATGGCGGGTGTCGAGGTCATCCGCTAA
- the cysG gene encoding siroheme synthase CysG: protein MDYLPLFHKLQGGRVLVVGGGEIALRKARLLADAGAALRVVAPDVDGQLAALAREGGGEVLVRGYQPADLEGCRLVIAATDDAGLNAQVSAHAQARSLPVNVVDAPALCTVIFPAIVDRSPLVVAVSSGGDAPVLARLIRAKLEAWIPSAYGELAGLAARFRDKVKALYPDVNQRRGFWEQVFQGPIAERQLAGQGGEAERLLQAMVDGAPVQQGGEVYLVGAGPGDPDLLTFRALRLMQQADVVLYDRLVAPAIIEMCRRDAERIYVGKRRADHAVPQDQINRLLVDLARQGKRVLRLKGGDPFIFGRGGEEIEELADEGIPFQVVPGITAASGCSAYGGIPLTHRDYAQSVRFVTGHLKDGTSNLPWHDLVAPAQTLVFYMGLVGLPTICAELIRHGRAASTPAALVQQGTTRNQRVFTGTLADLPELVARHEVHAPTLVIVGEVVQLREKLAWFEGSQDN from the coding sequence ATGGACTACCTGCCGCTGTTCCACAAGCTGCAGGGTGGCCGGGTACTGGTCGTCGGCGGTGGCGAGATCGCCTTGCGCAAGGCGCGCCTGCTGGCCGATGCCGGTGCCGCGCTGCGGGTGGTGGCGCCGGACGTCGACGGCCAACTGGCCGCGCTGGCCCGTGAGGGCGGCGGCGAGGTCCTGGTGCGAGGCTATCAGCCCGCTGACCTCGAGGGATGCCGCCTGGTGATCGCGGCCACCGACGACGCCGGGCTCAATGCCCAGGTCTCGGCCCACGCCCAGGCGCGCAGCCTGCCGGTCAACGTGGTGGACGCACCGGCCTTGTGCACGGTGATCTTCCCGGCCATCGTCGACCGTTCGCCCCTGGTGGTGGCGGTGTCCAGCGGCGGCGATGCGCCGGTGCTGGCGCGCCTGATCCGCGCCAAGCTGGAGGCCTGGATTCCTTCGGCCTACGGCGAGCTGGCCGGGCTGGCCGCGCGTTTTCGCGACAAGGTCAAGGCGTTGTACCCGGACGTCAACCAGCGTCGCGGCTTCTGGGAGCAGGTGTTCCAGGGCCCGATCGCCGAGCGTCAGCTGGCCGGGCAGGGCGGCGAGGCCGAGCGCCTGCTGCAGGCGATGGTCGATGGCGCGCCGGTGCAGCAGGGCGGCGAGGTGTACCTGGTGGGTGCCGGCCCGGGCGACCCGGACCTGCTGACCTTCCGCGCCTTGCGCCTGATGCAGCAGGCCGACGTGGTGCTGTACGACCGCTTGGTGGCCCCGGCCATCATCGAGATGTGCCGGCGTGACGCCGAGCGCATCTATGTTGGCAAGCGCCGCGCCGACCATGCCGTGCCCCAGGACCAGATCAACCGCCTGCTGGTGGACCTGGCTCGCCAGGGCAAGCGCGTGCTGCGGCTCAAGGGGGGCGATCCGTTCATCTTCGGGCGCGGTGGCGAGGAGATAGAGGAACTGGCCGATGAAGGCATACCGTTCCAGGTCGTGCCAGGCATCACCGCGGCCAGTGGTTGCTCCGCCTACGGCGGCATTCCGCTGACCCACCGCGACTATGCGCAGTCGGTGCGCTTCGTCACCGGGCACTTGAAGGATGGCACCAGCAACCTGCCTTGGCATGACCTGGTGGCGCCGGCCCAGACCCTGGTGTTCTACATGGGGCTGGTGGGGTTGCCGACCATCTGCGCCGAGTTGATCCGCCACGGCCGCGCGGCGAGTACCCCGGCGGCGTTGGTGCAGCAAGGCACCACGCGCAACCAGCGGGTGTTCACCGGGACCCTGGCCGACCTGCCCGAGTTGGTGGCGCGCCATGAAGTGCATGCGCCGACCCTGGTGATCGTAGGGGAGGTGGTGCAGTTGCGCGAGAAGCTGGCATGGTTTGAAGGTTCGCAAGACAACTGA